CGTTGCTCGGACCATCCGGCTGCGGCAAGACGACGACGCTCCGGCTCGTCGCCGGCCTCGAGGAGCCCACCCGAGGCCGCATCCTCGTCGGCGGTGTCGACGTCACCGACACGAAGGCGCACGAGCGACCGGTCAACACGGTGTTCCAGAGCTATGCGCTCTTCCCGCACATGTCGATCATCGAGAACGTCTCGTTCGGGCTCAAGCGGCGACGTATCGCGGATGCCGCCGGGCGGGCCCACGAGGCGCTCCGGCTCGTCGAACTCGACCACCTCGCGCAACGCAGGCCCCAGCAACTGTCGGGCGGTCAGCAGCAGCGCGTCGCGCTCGCTCGCGCGATCGTGAACCGCCCGGCTCTCCTGCTCCTCGACGAGCCGCTCGGCGCGCTCGACCTGAAGCTGCGCCGCCAGATGCAGCTCGAGCTGAAGACCATTCAAGAAGAGGTGGGCCTCACCTTCCTGCACGTGACGCACGACCAGGAGGAGGCCATGACCATGGCCGACACCGTCGCGGTCATGAACAAGGGCGCGATCGAGCAGATGGGCCCGCCGGCGGAGCTCTACGAGTCGCCGCGCACGGTGTTCGTGGCGAACTTCCTCGGCCAGTCCAACCTGTTCTCCGGCGACATCGTCGGCTCCACGGGCACGGCGATCACGGTCGATGCAGCCGGAGCACGCCTCGTGGTGCCGACCGCGCGTGCGAGGCGTCACCAGGGCAGCGTCACGATCGGCGTTCGACCCGAGAAGGTGGCCCTGCATCGTGAGGCGCCAGTCGAGTCCGCCGAGCGCAACGTGCTCGGCCCAGGTCATGTGATCGACGTCTCGTTCTCGGGGGTGAGCACGCAATACCTGGTGACCGTTCCGGGCGTCGGAACGCTCACGGTGTTCGCCCAGAACATCGGCTCGGGTCCCGTCGCGGCCGAGGGCGCCGAGGTGTGGGTGAGCTGGGACGTCGCGCACGGATTCGGCCTCGACGACGACGCCGAATCGGCGCCGCGATTCGCTGCCGACGACGACACCGAGTCGATCGCCGTGCACCGTCGTGAGGCGCTCGTCGCGGAGCTCGAGGAGCACTGACCATGGCCTTCGCAGCATTCACGACCGCGGAGGCACAGACGCAGGCACCGAAGCGGAAGAGCCGCATCGCGCTCTTCCTGCTCCTGCCCGGCATCGCCTACCTCGTGCTCTTCTTCCTCGCCCCGCTCATCTCGCTGCTGCTGACCTCGCTGCAGGCGCCGCGAGAGTTCGGCGACATCGGCCAGTTCGACTACGCGTTCAACTGGCAGAACTACACGGCCGTCGTCGAGAGCTACCTGCCGCACATCCTGCGTTCCTTCGGGTACGCCCTCGCGGCCACGCTGCTCGCGCTCGCCATCAGCTATCCGCTCGCGTACTTCATCGGCGTGAAAGCAAGGCGCTGGCCGATGCTCCAAGGGCTCATGCTCGTGCTCGTGATCGCCCCGTTCTTCATCAGCTTCCTGCTGCGCACCCTTGCGTGGAAGCAGCTCCTGTCAGATGAGTCGTTCGTCATCACCTCGCTGAAGGCACTGTCGCTCATGGCGCCCGACGCGCACTTCACGGGCACACCGTTCGCCGTGATCTTCGGCCTGACCTACAACTTCATCCCGTTCATGACGCTGCCGCTGTACACGACGCTCGAGCGGCTCGACACGCGCTACCTCGAGGCCGGCAGCGACCTCTACGCGAGTCCGTTCACGGTCTTCCGCAAGGTGACGATCCCGTTGTCGATGCCCGGCATCGTCGCCGGCACCCTGCTCACCTTCATCCCGGCCGCCGGCGACTACATCAATGCGAGCCGCGACTTCCTCGGCGGCACCGAGACGCAGATGATGGGCAATGTGATCGAGGCGAACTTCCTCGTGCTGCTGAACTATCCGGCGGCCGCGGCGCTCTCGATCATCCTCATGGCGGTGATCCTCGTGCTCGTCGGGGTGTACGTGAAGCGATCCGGAACGGAGGAGCTCCTGTGAGCGGCGAAGTCCAGGCGGCGGCGGTCCTCGGCGAGCTGGCCGAGAGCGAGGCCCGCGACCCCGGGCGGCGCACCCCGCGCCGGCGGCGCATCGGACTCGGCGACTGGCTGCTCCCGGCCTACACGATCATCGCGTTCGTGTTCCTGCTGATCCCGATCGTGTACACGTTCGTGTTCTCGTTCAACGACTCGCTCAAGTCCAACATCTCGTGGCGAGGGTTCACCTTCGACAAGTGGCTGAACGTCTGCAACGTCGAGGGCGGCGCGGTCTGCCAGGCGTTCGGCAACAGCATCGTGATCGGCATCGCCGCCACGGTCATCGCGACCACGCTCGGCACGATGATCGCCCTCGCGCTCGTCCGCTATCGCTTCCGCGCGCGGTCGGCGATCAGCCTGCTGCTGTTCCTCCCGATGGCGACGCCCGAGGTCGTGCTGGGCGCCGGGCTCGCCGCGCAGTTCCTCGCCGTCGGCGTGCCGAAGGACATGACGACGATCATCCTGGCGCACACGATGTTCTGCATCAGCTTCGTCGTGGTCACGGTCAAGGCGCGCATCTCGAGTCTCGATCCGGCGCTCGAGGAAGCGGGCCGCGACCTCTACGGCTCGCCGGCCCAGGTGTTCTGGCGGGTCACGTTCCCGCTCCTGACCCCTGGCATCCTCGCCGCGGCGCTGCTCTCGTTCGCGTTGAGCTTCGACGACTTCATCATCACGAACTTCAACTCCGGATCGGTGTCGACGTTCCCGAAGTACGTGTACATCTCGGCGTCGCGGGGCATCCCCGCCGAGGCCAACGTCATCGCGTCGGCGGTGTTCCTGTTCGCCCTCGTGCTCGTGGTCGCGGCGCAGGTCTCGCGCACGGCTCGCGCGAAACGGCTCGCACAGCTCGGTTGACACGACGGATGCCGCCGCATCCAGGTGGGCGGCGGCGTCCGCGAGTCGGCGTCAGAAGTTGGCGCGGATCTGTCCGACCCGGCGCTCGCCACCCATGACCCACAGGTCGAGCTCGGTCTGCACCGCGTCGACCGCGTCATGCTCGACCGCGCCGGCGTCGGCGAGAAGACGGAGCGCGATGATCGTCGACGCGCGTGACGAGCCGTCGAGCACCTTGAGCGCCGTGGTCGTGCCGTTCGGCGCCGTCATCACCATGATGCCCTCGGCCCCGACCTTCGCGAACACGCCGAGGCGTTCCATCGCGATGGTGTCGGGCTGGCCCGGGCCGCCGACCGCCCACGGATTCGCTCGAGCCGCCTCGGTGAGCGCGGCCGCCTCGCGATAGAGCGCGAAGGGGGATGCCGTGGCTGCGGTGGTGATCTTCTGGATGCCGCGTGCCAGCGCGTTCAGGCTGATGGCGTGCACGGGTGCGCCGCAACCGTCGACCGCGGTAGCGGCGGGCCGCTCGCCCGTGAACCGTTCGATGACGTCGAGGACGCGCTTCTGGAGCGAATGCCCGGGGTCGAGGTAGCCCTCCAGCGGCCACTCGTTCGCGACGCACGCGAGGAGCATGGCGGCGTGCTTGCCGGAGCAGTTCATGTAGACGCGCTCACGTGCGCCGCCCGAACGCACGAGCTGAT
The Agromyces albus DNA segment above includes these coding regions:
- a CDS encoding ABC transporter ATP-binding protein, giving the protein MPAGAFAERGADLELVGIQKRFPGFTAIDELDLTIPAGSFFALLGPSGCGKTTTLRLVAGLEEPTRGRILVGGVDVTDTKAHERPVNTVFQSYALFPHMSIIENVSFGLKRRRIADAAGRAHEALRLVELDHLAQRRPQQLSGGQQQRVALARAIVNRPALLLLDEPLGALDLKLRRQMQLELKTIQEEVGLTFLHVTHDQEEAMTMADTVAVMNKGAIEQMGPPAELYESPRTVFVANFLGQSNLFSGDIVGSTGTAITVDAAGARLVVPTARARRHQGSVTIGVRPEKVALHREAPVESAERNVLGPGHVIDVSFSGVSTQYLVTVPGVGTLTVFAQNIGSGPVAAEGAEVWVSWDVAHGFGLDDDAESAPRFAADDDTESIAVHRREALVAELEEH
- a CDS encoding ABC transporter permease, with the translated sequence MAFAAFTTAEAQTQAPKRKSRIALFLLLPGIAYLVLFFLAPLISLLLTSLQAPREFGDIGQFDYAFNWQNYTAVVESYLPHILRSFGYALAATLLALAISYPLAYFIGVKARRWPMLQGLMLVLVIAPFFISFLLRTLAWKQLLSDESFVITSLKALSLMAPDAHFTGTPFAVIFGLTYNFIPFMTLPLYTTLERLDTRYLEAGSDLYASPFTVFRKVTIPLSMPGIVAGTLLTFIPAAGDYINASRDFLGGTETQMMGNVIEANFLVLLNYPAAAALSIILMAVILVLVGVYVKRSGTEELL
- a CDS encoding ABC transporter permease is translated as MGLGDWLLPAYTIIAFVFLLIPIVYTFVFSFNDSLKSNISWRGFTFDKWLNVCNVEGGAVCQAFGNSIVIGIAATVIATTLGTMIALALVRYRFRARSAISLLLFLPMATPEVVLGAGLAAQFLAVGVPKDMTTIILAHTMFCISFVVVTVKARISSLDPALEEAGRDLYGSPAQVFWRVTFPLLTPGILAAALLSFALSFDDFIITNFNSGSVSTFPKYVYISASRGIPAEANVIASAVFLFALVLVVAAQVSRTARAKRLAQLG
- a CDS encoding asparaginase, with translation MTGTFSITDSVELAVVERGGFIESRHAGSAVVLSPDGEVVRALGDVQSPIFPRSCLKPFQAVAVMTSGVNLRGEDAAISTASHSGTAAHVALVRGLLDRASLPVSALGCPPAAPSDQAARDQLVRSGGARERVYMNCSGKHAAMLLACVANEWPLEGYLDPGHSLQKRVLDVIERFTGERPAATAVDGCGAPVHAISLNALARGIQKITTAATASPFALYREAAALTEAARANPWAVGGPGQPDTIAMERLGVFAKVGAEGIMVMTAPNGTTTALKVLDGSSRASTIIALRLLADAGAVEHDAVDAVQTELDLWVMGGERRVGQIRANF